From Sphingobacterium bambusae:
CTTTGATGTCGACAGTGTTTGCAAGAATGCTTTTGTCTTTTCTGGTATAAATAGCTTCAATGGCAAATGTGCATTTGCCTGCAAACGTTCAAAGTTCTCTTTATAGCTATCGCTCAGATTAAAATGGTCGAAAGTCTCTGATAACACGGCAACTTCCCCACGCTCTTCATAGACCGACTTCATAAAATCAACCATCGACTTGCTCAGCTCACGTCCTTCGGTGAATTCCACAAAATTGGCAAACAAATAATACACCTGCAAGAGATAATCACGCTTCGGAAACAGAAGGTCATCGATTTCAAGCAGGTAAACCGACCTATCTAAGCTTACATCCCATTCTATTTTATCCATTGGGCTATACTATACATAATATGGGTTCATCGCCTTCATCAGAAAGCACAACAGCTCCCGATACAGGTGGTTCGGCCATAGTTTCATTGGTCAACATATCAACACCTCGATTTAGAATATGTATGTCAGCAGTGCTCGGAGGGTTCTCTAACAGACGAACGCCGAGGAGCTCATCTGGGAGCAATAAGGAAATACCATATTCTTCAAACAAAACCCTTGTTTCATGTAAGACCTGCAACTCCATTTTACCTAAAGGTAAG
This genomic window contains:
- a CDS encoding HAD family hydrolase translates to MDKIEWDVSLDRSVYLLEIDDLLFPKRDYLLQVYYLFANFVEFTEGRELSKSMVDFMKSVYEERGEVAVLSETFDHFNLSDSYKENFERLQANAHLPLKLFIPEKTKAFLQTLSTSKKQIGILTDGNPVEQLNKLKHLDWQELHPLLSSMKVFFLKELQFRNIEALDFLAETYQVEKDDICIIHQL